CGGGAAACTCCCAGAGGTCGGTCCGGCGGCCTTGGGCGTCGTAGCGGGATGAAAGGAACCGATCATGGTCCTGGTAGTCCAACGAGAAGCCGTTTTCGGTCCGTCTCACACTTGCTTGGGCATTGTGGGCCAAGGTCGACGCGGCCGTCACGTGGCGACCGGTGCCTTTGTACTGGATCTTGCGGCCCGCACCATCCACCGAGGCGAGGGGAAGTCCATCGGCTCCGATGGTCCACTCGCGACCACCCGCCTTGCGCGAACGGACGTTTTTGAGCCAATCGTCCTTGAGGGGGCGCAGGGCATTCTTCCCACTGCTGAGCGAGGCTTGCAGCTGGGCGTCTTTTCCCTTGGAGGAAGAACCGTGATTGCTCGCTCGGTTCTCCACCAGAACCGCACCCACCTCGACCCCTCCGGCCAATTGCACCACCAGGATGTCCTTTCCGTTGGGCCGCTCTCGAGTGAGGGTGTCGCGGCGAACCATGGCCGGTCCCGATACCACGACACTGTCCACCGTGGGGAGCAGAAGTTGCGCCCAGGACGCGTCCGGCTGGACCTTGTGCGCGACCATCCAACGCGCGATGGCCAGAGCCTTGGCGTTTTGCACCACGGCTTCCAGTTCCGGATGTTTTTGGGCCAACTGGAAGTAGTTGGCCTGGAACCAGTGGGTGAACAGCGCCGTCACGGTGTCGGCGTCGGCGATGTCCGCAAGCTCGTTCCCGTTGGTCACTCCCATTTGGCGGGCGTGGATCTTGACTTGCACCGAATCGATGCGCATCGACTTGTCGGAGGTGGTCGCGAAGACGGAATCGCAAACGATCCACAACCGCGCCATCACCTTGCTTTGGCGTTCGATGCCTTTGGCGAAGAGATCGGCGGTGATCTGCAGGCGGCTTCGGTACCCGGGCGGCGTCGAGGTGATCGCTCGCACTTTGTTGGCGCCGTCGCGCTCGTAACCCAGCGCGTAGTACTTGAGATCCATGTCGGCTTCGTAGAGGTCCCGTCCGATGGCAAAGGGCTTTAGCGCCTCGGCAGGGGAGTACCGGGCGTCGTTGCCTTGGGCGAAATCGTTGGCGCTCTTGGGATCCAGGCTGAACTGGATCTTGGCCTCGCCGTAGGTCTCCACATACCACAGGGCCCAGGCGATGGTCCCGGTCAGATCGCGGTCGGCGGCGGACGTCGACACGGAAAGGGATAGCTTGCCATCGGAACCCACCACCGCTCCTTCCAGGCCCTTGCCACGCACCATCGCCTGCGGAAGCTGCGGGTCCATTCGGGTGGTGTCGGCTTGGGCGATGGCTCCGCGAAGGTTCGCGAAGACGCTGTCGGAAAGCCGCGAGACCACCACGGCCTTGGGCTTGGGGAGATCGGCCAGGGCCGTCATGGACCGAACGGTGGATTGGCCCGTGACAGGATTTGTGACGCGCATCCGGGGAGCATCCTCCGCTTGCGAGGGCAGCGCAGCCATCGCGACGCAAAGAAGAACCAATGGGCTTCGTTTCATCGCAGGTTCTCCAAGGTTCATGTTTGCTCCCGTTCTTGCATCGGCAAGGAGACGTGTGGCTTGGAAGATCATCCCGCCTACCCCACCAACGGCCCCAGCCACTCCTCGAGGTTCCGGTACAAGGCAGGCAAGTCGGCGGAATTGTCCAACACCAGCTGCGCAGGCGCCAACAGCTGGTCCTGGTCCTGCAGACCCACCCGCCTGCGGGCGTCCGCGTCTTCCAGGCTGTTTCGCTGCATCAACCGCTGGATGCGCGTTTCATCCGGCACGAACACGCCGACCACCAGATCCAGCTCCCCCAGCATCTCGCTCCAGCGGTGCAGAAGGGCCATTTCCAGCACGGCCTTGCCTCCCGCTTCGCGCAGATGTTCCATGCGGTGCTGGATCGCCGCTCGCGCGGCCGGGTGCGTGATCGTTTCCAGGTCCTTGAGCTTCTCGGGATCGCCGAACACCTCGCGTCCCAGCGCCACCCGGTCGATGGCCCCATCGGCGCGCAAAATGCCGGGCCCGAACCGCGCCACGATGGGCTCAACCAGAATTTGTCCAGAGCCGTAGAGGCGATGGACTTCCTGGTCGGCGTCCACCACCACCCAACCCCGCATCGCCAACCATTTGGAGACGGTGCTCTTGCCGGAGGCGATGGCCCCGATGATCCCGATGCTGCGGATGTCCTTGGCTTGCACTTGCGGATCGATCACGAATTCCTCCGGAACACCAGATGGATGCGCTCGCACCGGGTGGTGGCGGAAAGGAGTTGGTCGTCCCACGCGCCTTCGCGCACCATTCCCGATCGCTTGGCGGCTCGGTCGAAATCTTTCAGGGCCCAGATCCTCTGCACGTGCTCCTCGCGGCGCAACTCGTAGGTGCCGCCCGGCACGGGCTCGAAGAAATGGAAATCGTTGTGTTGGAAACGCGCCTCGGGATCGTACCACGAGCGACGCACGACATGGGTCCCGGACAGGTGTTCGTGGCTGGTGCTTTCCAGGAAATGCCGACGCGAGTTGGTGGAGGTCGTGATGTCGGCCACCAGAAGTCCCTTGGGTTTCAGGACCCGGGAGGCTTCCGCGAAGAACTTGTCCAGATCGGTGGGAAACAGACAGTAGTTGATCGCGTCGTACAGGCAAAGCATCGTGTCGAAGGACGCATCCCGGAAGGGAAGCACCCGGAAATCGCAACCGACACGCCGCGAAACCCGCATGGCGCCTTGCTCCAACATGGGCACGGAAAGATCGGAGGCCACCAGCCAACGACCTTCGCGATCCAGGTGCGGGGCCATTCGGCAGGTGCCGGCGCCCGTTTCCAGGATGTTGGCGGGGCGATGGCGATGGCGCTTCCACACGCGTTCCACATAGCGCGCCCACGCGGCGTGGTCCACATGCTCCATCACCTCGTCGTACCGGGCGGAAAGCGCCTGGTACGGGCGTTCCATCAGAGTCCGATCCGCGCGGCGAGCTCGGCGGGCTTCATGCGCCGATCCACCGGCACCATGGTCTTCCAGCGTTCCACCCACACCATCAGGCGGCGGTTAGACAAATTCTGCGCCGCCAGCTGCGAGAGACGGGTCCAGTCCTCTTCCGGCGAAAGCTTGCGCGACTGGAGACGTTCATCCACGCGCACCATGAGCAGGCCTTCCGGCGTGGGGACCGCATCGCCCACCTTTCCGGTGGCGATGCCGGCGATCAGATCGCGGAACTGGCCCTGGAGCTCGCCTTCCGGATACCAGCCCAGCACGCCGCCAAACGATGCGGAAGCCTTCTCCGCGCTCCAGGTGCGCGCCATGGCGGCGAAGTCGCCACCGGCGTTGGCCACGCGGCGCAACGAATCGGCGACATTTTTCGCCCGGGCCGAATCCTTGGAATCCGGAAGCAAGGCGAACAGAATATGTCTGGTCCGGAATTCCTGGTCGCGACGCGAATCCAGTTGGATCACATGCCATCCGAAGCGGGACTTCACCGGGCCTTGGGTGTAACGGCCGGATTCCAGCGCCAACGCGGCTTTTTCGTAGGCCGGGTCCAGCTCGCCGCGTTTCATGAAGCCGATGTCGCCGCCGAGGTCCTTGGAGCCCGGATCCTGGCTCAACTCCTTGGCCAAGGCCGCGAAGTCCGCGCCTTTGCGAAGACGTTCGATGGTCTCGATCGCCTTGCGGAACGCGGCGTTTTCACGAGCGGAATCCGCCGAAACCTTCAAGGTGATCTGCGAAAGCTTCACCTGGTCCGGAAGCATCGGCATGGAATCCTTGTACTCGCGATAGAAGGCCAGGACCTCTTCGCGCGCCGGCTCGCTCTTGGCCACGTACTTGTCGCGCAGCTTTTCCTTCATGCGTTCTTCGCGCACCTGCTTGGCCAGACGGAACCGGTACTGACCCAGACTCAAACCCGCCTTGTCCTTCAGCACCTTGGAAAACGACTCGATTCCGCCTGCGCGCTCGGTCATTTCCGCGATTTTCTGTTCCACCCGCTGCGAGGCTTCCGCTTCGGTCACTTCCAGGGATTCCGCCTTGGCGCGCACGAACAGGATTTTGTCTTCGATCAGCTGGTCCAGCACCCGCTCGCAACGCGCGGCGGGAGCGATCTTGGCCAACGCGGGATTCACACCGACCTGGTAGCGCACGGCCTCGGAAAGATCGGAGATCAAAATCGGCTGGTCAGCGACCAGGGCCGCGATTCCGTCCACGGGAGGAAGACCCGCGGCTGCGAGGGCGGAGACGAAGAGGGCGTGAAGAATCATGGCATGGTTTCTTTGGCTGGAGGCGCGGCGGAATCGGATCCCGGCAACGCCTCGGTGATGATCTCCGTTCCCGAGAGGCGGGAAAGCTGCTTGAGCGCTTCGTCCAATCGACGCTTGCGCTCTTCTTCGGAAAGCTTGAGTCGGATCAAATCGGATACGTCCTGGAAAGGCCGGACAGATCCTGCCTGGACCTTGGCGGAAAGCAGGAACAATCCGGTTCCTCCGCCAACCAGATCGATGGGACCGCTGATCTCGCCTTCCTGGAGTTCGAACAACGTCTCGGCGATGGGTCCGGGCAAGGCGGAACGCCGCCAGAAACGCTGGGCTTCCAGGGCTTCCACAGGGTCCGGGTTCAATCGCTGGGCTTCGGCCACGAAGGTGGCCGGCGTCACCTTGTTCAAAAGGGCTTGGGCGGAGGCTTGGTCGGCCACCTTGATGCGCCGGAAGGAAATTTCCGGCTCCTCGCGCTGGAACTCCGTCTGGTGCGCGTCGTAATAGCCGCGCAAGCTCGACTCGGGAATTTCCGGCAGAGTGTCCAGCAAGCGATCCGTGACCACCTGGGCCAGCACCTCTTCGGTGCGCTCGCGGATCAGACGCCGCACTTCCGGATCATCCTGCAACTCCAGGCGGCGAGCCTCGCGTGCCAACAGACGGGTGCGCATCCAGCGTCGCGCCAGATCCAAATACACCTCGCGGTTGGCCTTGGACGCAACGTCCACCGGCACCATCGCGGCGAGCTGATCCCGCGTGAGGACTTCCTTCCCCACACGGGCGACCACCACGCCTTCTTCACGCGCGCAAGAAGCGAGCACGACCAAGGACATGGCCGAAACGAAACGTCCAGGAATCCTCATAGTGGCGGGTAAGATAGGAAAGCGGCCATGTCCGACACTTCCTGCACCCACCGATCCGATGCGTTCGGGCAGGACGCCAGGGAAAACCGCTGTCCACCAGCGGCCAAAAAGGTGGACCGCAGGCCTATCCCGACCTCTTCCAAGGTCTCCAAACAGTCGGAGACAAACGATGGCGTCGCCACCACCAGGTGCCGGACTCCCTCCTGGGCGAGTCGACGGACGGTTTCTTCGGTGGAAGGCCCAATCCACGGGATCCGGCCCAAGCGCGACTGGAACGATTCCGTCCATTGGTCGCCGGAAAGCCCCAGATTTTGCGCCAAGGCCTTCGAGGTGGCCCGGCATTGCGCCTTGTAGCAACCGCGCTCGGCGCTGGCGGGATCATCGCAGCAGCCGTTGCTCAAGCATTGGCCGGACGAATCCGCCTTGTGGATCTGGCGCTCGGGAAGCCCGTGGTAGGAAAGCAGAAGGTGCGAGTCGGAGGAAAGCAACGGTCGGATTTCCTGGGCCACCGACTCGATGAATCCGGTGGATCGGAAGAAGGGCGGCGCCAGCTCGATGCGCACACCAACCGGCCGCTTCGCCAGGACTCGCCTGAGTTCCGCGACAGTCGATCCCGTGGTGGCCTCGGCGAATTGCGGGTACAAGGGCAACACCACGATCCGCTCGCATCCGGCCGCAAGCAGCTCATCAAGCCCGAATCCCAACGAAGGCTCGCCGTAGCGCATCCCCAACGCCACCTTCCAAGTCGCGCCCAGTCGGCTCTGCACCGATACGGCCAGGGCGCGCGAGTGGACCATCAAGGGAGACCCCTGTGGCGTCCAGACCTTGCCATAGGCATGGGCGCTGCGTGGAGCGCGAAACGGGGCGATCACCCCGCGGACCAGCAATTGGCGCCAAAGCCAGGGAATGTCGATCACGCGAGAATCAGTCAAAAATTGACGCAAATAGGCGCGAACCGCGGTAACGGTCGGTTCCCGGGGCGAACCCAGATTGGAAAGGAGCAGGCCTGTAGGGGGCATGTTGGTCTGGGCAACATATATTCCCCAGTTACCATGCGTCGTTGGGGACTGGCATTTGCGATCACAGGTTTCGTCGTGGCCGTTCTCATGGTCATCACCGTCCTGGTTTTCTGGAACGTCTACATCATCGGGGATTTCCAGACCATCAAGCAGCTGACCGGCTCGCTGGAGGTCGCCAAACCGATCGAAGCCTCCAACCACGATCCCACCACCCGTTGGGTGATCGTCATCATGGGCTCC
This DNA window, taken from Fibrobacterota bacterium, encodes the following:
- a CDS encoding dephospho-CoA kinase yields the protein MIDPQVQAKDIRSIGIIGAIASGKSTVSKWLAMRGWVVVDADQEVHRLYGSGQILVEPIVARFGPGILRADGAIDRVALGREVFGDPEKLKDLETITHPAARAAIQHRMEHLREAGGKAVLEMALLHRWSEMLGELDLVVGVFVPDETRIQRLMQRNSLEDADARRRVGLQDQDQLLAPAQLVLDNSADLPALYRNLEEWLGPLVG
- a CDS encoding class I SAM-dependent methyltransferase; amino-acid sequence: MERPYQALSARYDEVMEHVDHAAWARYVERVWKRHRHRPANILETGAGTCRMAPHLDREGRWLVASDLSVPMLEQGAMRVSRRVGCDFRVLPFRDASFDTMLCLYDAINYCLFPTDLDKFFAEASRVLKPKGLLVADITTSTNSRRHFLESTSHEHLSGTHVVRRSWYDPEARFQHNDFHFFEPVPGGTYELRREEHVQRIWALKDFDRAAKRSGMVREGAWDDQLLSATTRCERIHLVFRRNS
- a CDS encoding peptidylprolyl isomerase, coding for MILHALFVSALAAAGLPPVDGIAALVADQPILISDLSEAVRYQVGVNPALAKIAPAARCERVLDQLIEDKILFVRAKAESLEVTEAEASQRVEQKIAEMTERAGGIESFSKVLKDKAGLSLGQYRFRLAKQVREERMKEKLRDKYVAKSEPAREEVLAFYREYKDSMPMLPDQVKLSQITLKVSADSARENAAFRKAIETIERLRKGADFAALAKELSQDPGSKDLGGDIGFMKRGELDPAYEKAALALESGRYTQGPVKSRFGWHVIQLDSRRDQEFRTRHILFALLPDSKDSARAKNVADSLRRVANAGGDFAAMARTWSAEKASASFGGVLGWYPEGELQGQFRDLIAGIATGKVGDAVPTPEGLLMVRVDERLQSRKLSPEEDWTRLSQLAAQNLSNRRLMVWVERWKTMVPVDRRMKPAELAARIGL
- a CDS encoding peptidyl-prolyl cis-trans isomerase translates to MSLVVLASCAREEGVVVARVGKEVLTRDQLAAMVPVDVASKANREVYLDLARRWMRTRLLAREARRLELQDDPEVRRLIRERTEEVLAQVVTDRLLDTLPEIPESSLRGYYDAHQTEFQREEPEISFRRIKVADQASAQALLNKVTPATFVAEAQRLNPDPVEALEAQRFWRRSALPGPIAETLFELQEGEISGPIDLVGGGTGLFLLSAKVQAGSVRPFQDVSDLIRLKLSEEERKRRLDEALKQLSRLSGTEIITEALPGSDSAAPPAKETMP
- the hemH gene encoding ferrochelatase translates to MPPTGLLLSNLGSPREPTVTAVRAYLRQFLTDSRVIDIPWLWRQLLVRGVIAPFRAPRSAHAYGKVWTPQGSPLMVHSRALAVSVQSRLGATWKVALGMRYGEPSLGFGLDELLAAGCERIVVLPLYPQFAEATTGSTVAELRRVLAKRPVGVRIELAPPFFRSTGFIESVAQEIRPLLSSDSHLLLSYHGLPERQIHKADSSGQCLSNGCCDDPASAERGCYKAQCRATSKALAQNLGLSGDQWTESFQSRLGRIPWIGPSTEETVRRLAQEGVRHLVVATPSFVSDCLETLEEVGIGLRSTFLAAGGQRFSLASCPNASDRWVQEVSDMAAFLSYPPL